From Triticum aestivum cultivar Chinese Spring chromosome 4A, IWGSC CS RefSeq v2.1, whole genome shotgun sequence, a single genomic window includes:
- the LOC123088253 gene encoding protein DWARF AND LOW-TILLERING translates to MLAGCSSLSSRHQMSTAQRLPCGFSKRAGRGDSAVPGAAPGADGRGGNGTCSFRPHPAPPVTQAVSWGAKPEPSVGGDWERRGGAVKRAHEEAAAEEEYGAPAARAKRTRMGGDGDEVWFHQSIAGPAALMQVAAGEGGGEEEEVAEEQKVFLVPSAAAFPHGMAAAAGPSSLAAAKQEEFSKSPSHSSSSSGTDGGSSAVLPVEPAGVRGFVVPEAEREALELVGALTACAEALAGCQHDAANYYLARLGETASPSGPTPLHRVAACFAEALALRAANMWPHVFDVTPPRELTDGAFHDDDDALALRVLNSVTPIPRFLHFTLNERLLRAFDGHDRVHIIDFDIKQGLQWPSLLQSLAARTPQPPAHVRITGVGSSRQELQDTGARLAHVAAGLGLAFEFHAVVDRLEDVRLWMLHVKRGERVAVNCVLAAHRLLRDETGGALSDFLGLVRSTGAAVLLLGEHEAAGLNAGRWEARFARALQHYAAAFDAVGAAGLPPASAARAKAEEMFAREIRNAVAFEGSDRSERHESFAGWRRRMEDGGFRSAGIGHREAMQGRMIARMFAPGKYGVHPQGDGEGLTLRWLDTPLYTVTAWAPAGDGAGGSATVSASTTASHSLQS, encoded by the coding sequence ATGTTGGCGGGCTGCTCCTCCTTGTCGTCCAGGCATCAGATGAGCACGGCGCAGCGACTACCATGCGGCTTCTCCAAGCGGGCCGGCCGCGGCGACTCGGCGGTCCCCGGCGCCGCCCCGGGCGCCGACGGCAGGGGAGGCAACGGCACCTGCTCCTTCCGGCCGCACCCGGCGCCGCCGGTCACCCAGGCCGTCTCCTGGGGCGCCAAGCCGGAGCCCTCCGTCGGCGGCGACTGGGAGAGGCGGGGCGGGGCCGTCAAGCGCGCGCACGAGgaggcggccgcggaggaggagtacggcgcccccgccgcccgcgccaaGCGGACGCGgatgggcggcgacggcgacgaggtatGGTTCCATCAATCCATTGCAGGGCCGGCGGCCTTGATGCAGGTGGCCGccggggaggggggaggggaggaggaggaggtggcggaggagcaGAAGGTGTTTCTTGTGCCGAGCGCCGCGGCCTTCCCGCACGGCATGGCGGCCGCCGCGGGGCCCTCGTCGCTGGCCGCGGCCAAGCAGGAGGAGTTCAGCAAGTCGCCGTCCCACTCCTCGTCCTCGTCGGGCACGGACGGCGGCTCGTCGGCCGTGCTGCCCGTTGAGCCTGCTGGCGTGAGGGGCTTCGTGGTGCCCGAGGCGGAGCGAGAGGCGCTGGAGCTGGTGGGCGCGCTCACCGCCTGCGCCGAGGCCCTCGCCGGCTGCCAGCACGACGCCGCCAACTACTACCTGGCGCGGCTCGGCGAGACGGCCTCGCCGTCCGGGCCCACGCCGCTgcaccgcgtcgccgcctgcttcgCCGAGGCGCTCGCGCTCCGCGCGGCCAACATGTGGCCGCACGTCTTCGACGTCACCCCGCCGCGCGAGCTCACCGACGGCGCCttccacgacgacgacgacgccctgGCGCTGCGCGTGCTCAACAGCGTCACCCCGATCCCGAGGTTCCTCCACTTCACGCTCAACGAGCGCCTCCTCCGCGCCTTCGACGGCCACGACCGCGTCCAcatcatcgacttcgacatcaagCAAGGCCTCCAGTGGCCGAGCCTCCTGCAGAGCCTGGCGGCGCGGACGCCGCAGCCGCCGGCGCACGTGCGGATCACCGGCGTCGGCTCGTCCAGGCAGGAGCTGCAGGACACCGGCGCGCGCCTCGCGCACGTGGCCGCCGGGCTGGGGCTCGCCTTCGAGTTCCACGCCGTGGTGGACCGCCTCGAGGACGTGCGCCTCTGGATGCTCCACGTCAAGCGCGGCGAGCGCGTCGCCGTGAACTGCGTCCTCGCCGCGCACCGCCTGCTCCGCGACGAGACCGGTGGCGCGCTGTCCGACTTCCTGGGGCTCGTGCGCAGCACGGGCGCCGCCGTCCTGCTCCTCGGCGAGCACGAGGCGGCGGGGCTGAACGCCGGGCGGTGGGAGGCGCGGTTCGCGCGCGCGCTGCAGCACTACGCCGCGGCGTTCGACGCGGTGGGCGCGGCCGGCCTGCCGCCGGCCAGCGCGGCCAGGGCCAAGGCGGAGGAGATGTTCGCGCGGGAGATCCGCAACGCGGTGGCGTTCGAGGGCTCCGACAGGTCGGAGCGGCACGAGAGCttcgcggggtggcggcggcgcatGGAGGACGGCGGGTTCCGGAGCGCCGGCATCGGCCACCGGGAGGCGATGCAGGGGCGGATGATCGCGAGGATGTTCGCGCCGGGCAAGTACGGCGTGCACCCGCAGGGCGACGGCGAGGGGCTCACGCTCCGGTGGCTCGACACCCCGCTCTACACCGTGACGGCGTGGGCGCCGGCCGGCGACGGCGCAGGAGGCAGCGCGACCGTGTCCGCGTCCACCACCGCCTCGCACTCTCTGCAGAGCTGA